One window of Halorussus sp. MSC15.2 genomic DNA carries:
- a CDS encoding ABC transporter ATP-binding protein — protein MTANAPIRTESLTKRYGDELAVRDLSFTVERGEVFGFLGPNGAGKTTTMRMLTTLTRPSSGEAWVAGAPITDRDAVVEELGYLPEEPPIHDELTGREQLEYVAGLRDSPETETDERIRELLARFDLAADADDRISTYSKGMKQKTALIQALLHDPAVLFLDEPTSGLDPRAARTVRNLITELREEGMTVFLSTHILPVVEELADRVGVLHDGRLVAEGSPESLTHRAESGEESTLEEVFLEVTSERPGEASDPDAERSEFVR, from the coding sequence ATGACCGCGAACGCGCCCATCCGAACCGAGTCGCTGACGAAGCGGTACGGCGACGAACTCGCGGTTCGGGACCTCTCGTTCACGGTCGAGCGCGGCGAGGTGTTCGGTTTCCTCGGCCCGAACGGTGCGGGCAAAACCACGACGATGCGGATGCTGACGACGCTGACCCGGCCCAGTTCGGGCGAGGCGTGGGTCGCCGGAGCGCCGATAACCGACCGCGACGCGGTGGTCGAAGAACTCGGCTATCTACCGGAGGAGCCGCCGATTCACGACGAACTCACCGGGCGCGAGCAGTTGGAGTACGTCGCCGGACTCCGCGACTCGCCGGAGACGGAGACCGACGAGCGCATCCGTGAACTGCTCGCGCGCTTCGACCTCGCCGCCGACGCCGACGACCGCATCTCGACGTACTCCAAGGGGATGAAACAGAAGACCGCGCTGATTCAGGCGCTCCTCCACGACCCCGCGGTGCTGTTTCTGGACGAACCCACGTCGGGACTCGACCCGCGGGCGGCCCGGACGGTCCGGAACCTGATAACCGAACTCCGCGAGGAGGGGATGACGGTCTTCCTCTCGACGCACATTCTCCCCGTCGTCGAGGAACTCGCCGACCGCGTCGGGGTCCTCCACGACGGCCGACTCGTGGCCGAGGGGTCGCCCGAGTCGCTGACCCACCGGGCCGAGTCCGGCGAGGAGTCAACCCTCGAAGAGGTGTTCCTCGAAGTGACGAGCGAGCGCCCCGGCGAGGCGTCTGACCCGGACGCGGAGCGGTCGGAGTTCGTCCGATGA